One Anguilla rostrata isolate EN2019 chromosome 15, ASM1855537v3, whole genome shotgun sequence genomic window carries:
- the LOC135240702 gene encoding target of Nesh-SH3-like isoform X2 codes for MLIRPLLPLLLLLAAVVLVSCNSARKIRGKRQNMKVRINATEDTIILKFVRPNPDIKLEGYILGYGSSMFSKQFIKLPDNGEPYETEIDAEPKYLVAVQPVPSNDVKKQCKERYFLEKPLHLVVGTVTPTSVLLSWGALVKTSYEGNILRDCLDDGNFTVRYREMNRRWNYQTCPTSDTVIDHLKPDTPYEFSVRPNQVARKVWSKTVVHNTFMDDKPKQNPIIQKVINTKPGPVPHGPKSPPINIHNSPQTKVFPVQKKPGPAATKSPPAPPKSRPEIPPVVKDRTPQSPLSPLDAGHPKVPHPGRDSSHKNVDVNPAASYPKILFTSLHITSVSSKTSLPKDIKIWEIVLRGLPITTQTPLTSAGSPSTTQSPLTSVPSPSTTKNLLTTKLASITQNPLTTGTSPTTIQSQLPTVGLPSTTQSRLITGPHSIIQMPLTTVGLPSTTQNPLTTGSPSTSQSPLTTGPPSTIQMPMITVGSPSIIQSQLTTVKSLCTTQNPLTTGLPSPTRSPLTTERSPITTQSSLAKGRSPTTTRSPLTKLGSPSTTQSSLSTVGPSHTTQSPLTIGRSPSTAQSPLTTVRSPSTGQSLVTTGKPPSTTQTPLTTRRSPSTTQSPLTPVGLPSTTKSPLTTVGSPRTTQNPLTTVESSSTTQSSLPTRSPSTTKHPLTTAGSPSTTQSPLTTGRSPSTTQTPLTTRRSPSTTQSPLTTVGSPRTTQNPLTTAGSPSTTQSPLTTVGSPSTTQSPLRITQLPSTTKSPLNAVRSPSTTQSPLTIVRLHRTTQSPPSTTQTPLTKVRSPRTTQSPPTEVRSPRTTQSPLTTGRSPSTTQTPLTTSPSTTQSPLRITQLPSTTKSPLNAVRSPSTTQSPLTIVRLHRTTQSPPSTTQTPLTKVRSPRTTQSPLTEVRSPRTTQSPLTTGRSPSTTQTPLTTVGSPSTTQSPLRITQLPSTTKSPLNAVRSPSTTQNPLTIVRLHRTTQSPPSTTQTPLTKVRSPRTTQSPLTEVRSPRTTQSPLTTGRSPSTTQTPLITVGSPSTTQSSLPTGLPRTTQTPQTTVGSLRTTQSPLTIRRSPSTTQTPLITAGSPRTTQNSPSTTQTPLTKVRSPRTTQSPLTTGRSPSTTQGPPTRVGPLSTTQSPLITIGSPSTTQSPLPIRSPSTTKSSPTSTGLSKTTQSPLTRVGSLSTTQSPLTTVESPRTTQAPLPTVISPSTTQGPLTNSANDRHIKAVSHTAFGQSEDELSLPSLASETANSNDWGKREPKKTTTSSPNVPRSVAVTVPTRKPTSGKVSSPSTSYGMRPYSSPSVPEPSHTSGPDDDGEHHKGFKLPKPVIEPTIPMGSPSEPLPSPIRNVDMKGKHTDKDVGNVTKPQFLPDEVTKEMNRASTPKPRLLHVTVAPIKQEPQLTTASPTLKSQKASQTLKDQTATPTLKDQTATPTLKDQTATPTLKDQTATPTPDSETATPSPDSETATSTPDSQTVTPTLNGQTTSPTVKSQTTTPTLKVQTTKPTLKVQTTKPTLKVQTTTPTLKVQTTKPTLKARKTAPTPKGRTTTPTPKRQTTTPTLKVRKTKPTLKARKTIPTPKGRTTTTSPKVQTTKPTLKARKTTPTPKARTTTPTPKRQTTTPTLDDQTSMPTLNDSRDNLWDNTSVFSSVPSSDVDAMGKKRFTAPHVVYKIDKKPDEPCSITDSLKHFPTEEGGDLNVTAPPRFPPSNLTVVTVEGCPSFIILDWDESDNETTDYEVTAKNIGPNGEKTSTLNTDQTHAALENLNPSSSYEFRVKPLNELGEGPSTDPVVFDTESADPRVSEYTAGRAAIWTPFSFNADEYSECRGKQYVKRTWYRKFVGIQLCNSLRYKIYLSDSLKGKFYNIGDQTGNGEDHCQFVDSFLDGRTGHQLLAEQLPPRTGFYRAMRQEPVSFGEIGGRSHITYVPWYECGTPIPGKWW; via the exons AAACTTCACTGTGCGCTATAGGGAGATGAACAGGAGGTGGAACTATCAGACATGCCCTACCAGTGACACAGTGATCGACCACCTGAAGCCTGACACTCCTTACGAGTTTTCCGTTCGACCGAACCAGGTTGCTCGTAAAGTGTGGAGCAAGACTGTCGTTCACAACACCTTCATGGATG ACAAACCCAAGCAGAACCCCATCATACAGAAGGTCATCAACACTAAGCCTGGG ccTGTGCCCCATGGACCCAAATCACCTCCAATCA ACATTCACAACAGTCCTCAAACCAAAGTATTCCCAGTGCAGAAAAAACCTGGCCCTGCAGCTACCAAATCACCTCCTG CACCCCCCAAAAGCCGCCCAGAAATACCCCCCGTGGTGAAAGACAGAACACCTCAAAGTCCGCTGTCACCCCTGG ATGCAGGGCACCCCAAAGTTCCCCATCCAGGAAGAGACAGCTCTCATAAAAATGTTGATGTCAATCCAGCAGCATCCTACCCCAAAATCCTGTTCACCAGCCTTCATATTACCTCAGTTTCCAGTAAAACTAGCCTCCCCAAAGACATAAAAATATGGGAAATAGTGCTGCGCGGGTTACCTATCACCACCCAGACTCCACTGACTTCTGCAGGATCACCTAGTACCACACAAAGTCCACTGACTTCAGTGCCATCACCTAGTACCACAAAGAATCTACTGACTACTAAGTTAGCTAGTATCACACAAAATCCACTGACTACAGGGACATCACCTACTACCATCCAAAGTCAACTACCTACTGTGGGATTACCCAGTACCACACAGAGTCGACTAATTACTGGGCCACATAGTATCATTCAGATGCCACTCACTACAGTGGGGTTGCCTAGTACCACCCAAAATCCATTGACTACGGGGTCACCAAGTACCTCACAGAGTCCACTGACTACTGGGCCACCTAGTACCATCCAGATGCCTATGATTACAGTAGGGTCACCTAGTATCATCCAGAGTCAACTGACTACAGTGAAGTCACTTTGTACCACACAGAATCCACTCACTACTGGGTTACCTAGTCCCACACGAAGTCCACTGACTACAGAGAGGTCACCAATTACCACCCAGAGTTCACTGGCTAAAGGGAGGTCACCTACTACTACCCGGAGTCCACTAACTAAACTGGGGTCACCTAGTACCACCCAGAGTTCATTAAGTACTGTGGGGCCATCACATACCACCCAGAGTCCATTGACTATAGGGAGGTCACCTAGTACCGCACAAAGTCCACTGACTACAGTGAGGTCACCTAGTACTGGCCAAAGTCTAGTGACTACAGGGAAGCCACCTAGTACCACACAGACTCCACTGACTACAAGGAGGTCACCCAGTACCACACAGAGTCCACTGACACCTGTAGGGTTGCCTAGTACCACTAAGAGTCCACTTACTACTGTTGGGTCACCCAGGACCACCCAGAATCCACTGACTACTGTAGAGTCATCTAGTACCACCCAGAGTTCATTGCCTACTCGATCACCTAGTACCACGAAGCATCCACTGACTACAGCGGGGTCACCCAGTACCACACAGAGTCCACTGACTACAGGGAGGTCTCCTAGTACCACCCAGACACCACTGACTACAAGGAGGTCACCCAGTACCACACAGAGTCCACTGACTACTGTCGGGTCACCCAGGACCACCCAGAATCCACTGACTACTGCAGGGTCACCCAGTACCACACAGAGTCCCCTGACTACTGTGGGGTCACCTAGTACCACCCAGAGTCCATTAAGAATTACACAATTGCCCAGTACCACTAAGAGTCCACTGAATGCTGTCAGGTCCCCCAGTACCACACAGAGTCCACTGACAATTGTGCGATTACATAGGACCACCCAGAgtccacctagcaccacccagACTCCACTGACTAAAGTGAGGTCACCTAGAACCACTCAGAGTCCACCGACTGAAGTGAGGTCACCTAGAACCACCCAGAGTCCACTGACTACAGGGAGGTCCCCTAGCACCACCCAGACTCCCCTGACTACGTCACCTAGTACCACCCAGAGTCCATTAAGAATTACACAATTGCCCAGTACCACTAAGAGTCCACTGAATGCTGTCAGGTCCCCCAGTACCACACAGAGTCCATTGACAATTGTGCGATTACATAGGACCACCCAGAgtccacctagcaccacccagACTCCACTGACTAAAGTGAGGTCACCTAGAACCACTCAGAGTCCACTGACTGAAGTGAGGTCACCTAGAACCACCCAGAGTCCACTGACTACAGGGAGGTCCCCTAGCACCACCCAGACTCCCCTGACTACTGTGGGGTCACCTAGTACCACCCAGAGTCCATTAAGAATTACACAATTGCCCAGTACCACTAAGAGTCCACTGAATGCTGTCAGGTCCCCCAGTACCACACAGAATCCATTGACAATTGTGCGATTACATAGGACCACCCAGAgtccacctagcaccacccagACTCCACTGACTAAAGTGAGGTCACCTAGAACCACTCAGAGTCCACTGACTGAAGTGAGGTCACCTAGAACCACCCAGAGTCCACTGACTACAGGGAGGTCCCCTAGTACCACCCAGACTCCACTGATTACTGTTGGGTCACCTAGTACCACCCAGAGTTCACTCCCTACTGGATTGCCTAGAACTACCCAAACTCCACAGACTACTGTGGGGTCACTTAGAACCACCCAGAGTCCACTGACTATAAGGAGGTCCCCTAGCACCACCCAGACTCCACTGATTACTGCTGGTTCACCTAGGACCACCCAGAATTCACCTAGCACCACCCAGACTCCACTGACTAAAGTGAGGTCACCTAGAACCACCCAGAGTCCACTGACTACAGGGAGGTCCCCTAGTACCACCCAGGGTCCACCGACTAGAGTGGGGCCACTTAGTACCACACAGAGTCCACTGATTACCATAGGGTCACCTAGTACCACTCAGAGTCCATTGCCTATTCGATCACCTAGTACCACTAAGAGTTCGCCAACATCTACAGGGTTATCTAAAACCACCCAGAGTCCACTGACTAGAGTGGGGTCACTCAGTACCACTCAGAGTCCATTGACTACTGTGGAATCACCTAGGACTACCCAGGCTCCACTGCCTACAGTGATATCACCTAGTACCACCCAAGGCCCACTGACTAATTCGG CCAACGACAGACACATAAAGGCTGTCTCCCACACTGCTTTTGGCCAATCAGAGGATgagctctctctgccctccctcgCCAGTGAAACAGCAAATAGTAATGACTGGG GTAAAAGAGAGCCGAAAAAGACCACCACCTCCTCGCCAAATGTCCCCCGCAGTGTGGCTGTTACCGTGCCGACCCGTAAACCCACATCTGGCAAAGTCAGCAGCCCCTCCACGTCTTATGGCATGAGACCATATTCCTCCCCCAGTGTACCCGAGCCCTCCCACACCAGCGGCCCAGATG ACGATGGTGAACATCATAAGGGATTCAAACTTCCCAAACCAGTCATTGAGCCTACAATACCAATGG GATCTCCTTCTGAACCCCTCCCCAGTCCGATCAGGAACGTCGACATGAAAGGAAAACATACTGATAAAG atgtGGGCAATGTCACCAAACCGCAATTTTTGCCTGACGAAGTGACTAAAGAGATGAACAGGGCTTCCACCCCCAAGCCCCGCCTTCTTCATGTGACAGTCGCACCCATCAAACAGGAGCCCCAGCTGACAACAGCCTCACCCACTCTGAAGAGTCAAAAAGCCTCCCAAACTCTTAAAGATCaaacagccacacccactcttAAAGATCaaacagccacacccactcttAAAGATCaaacagccacacccactcttAAAGATCaaacagccacacccactcctgACAGCGAAACAGCCACACCCTCTCCTGACAGCGAAACAGCCACGTCCACTCCGGACAGTCAAACAGTCACACCTACTCTGAACGGTCAAACAACCTCGCCCACTGTGAAAAGTCAAACAACCACGCCGACTCTGAAAGTTCAAACAACTAAGCCCACTCTGAAAGTTCAAACAACTAAGCCCACTCTGAAAGTTCAAACAACCACGCCCACTCTGAAAGTTCAAACAACTAAGCCCACTCTGAAAGCTCGAAAAACCGCTCCAACTCCGAAAGGTCGAACAACCACGCCCACTCCAAAACGTCAAACAACCACGCCCACTCTGAAAGTTCGAAAAACCAAGCCCACTCTGAAAGCTCGAAAAACCATTCCAACTCCGAAAGGTCGAACAACCACGACCTCTCCGAAAGTTCAAACAACCAAGCCCACTCTGAAAGCTCGAAAAACCACTCCAACTCCGAAAGCTCGAACAACCACGCCCACTCCAAAACGTCAAACAACCACGCCCACTCTGGACGATCAAACCTCGATGCCTACTCTGAATG ACAGCCGGGATAACCTCTGGGATAACACGTCTGTGTTCAGCTCGGTCCCTTCCTCTGATGTAGATGCCATGGGAAAGAAGCGCTTCACCG cccctcATGTGGTCTATAAGATTGATAAGAAGCCGGATGAGCCTTGCTCCATCACTGACTCCCTCAAACACTTCCCAACGGAAGAGGGCGGAGACCTGAATGTGACGGCCCCTCCCAGGTTCCCCCCCTCCAACCTGACAGTGGTGACCGTAGAAGGATGCCCCTCCTTCATTATTCTGGACTGGGATGAGAGTGACAATGAGACAACAG ACTATGAGGTCACAGCTAAAAATATAGGTCCAAATGGCGAGAAAACCTCAACCCTGAACACGGACCAGACGCATGCTGCTTTAGAGAACCTTAACCCTAGCAGCag TTACGAGTTCCGAGTGAAGCCTCTCAATGAGCTTGGGGAGGGCCCGTCCACGGACCCGGTGGTGTTCGACACGGAGTCCG CGGACCCACGCGTGAGTGAATATACCGCAG GAAGGGCCGCCATTTGGACGCCGTTCTCCTTCAACGCAGATGAGTACTCTGAATGCCGTGGCAAACAGTATGTGAAGAGGACTTGGTACCGCAAGTTTGTCGGAATCCAGCTCTGCAACTCTCTGAGATATAAGATCTACCTGAGTGACTCCCTCAAAG GGAAGTTTTACAATATCGGAGACCAAACGGGCAACGGAGAGGATCACTGCCAATTTGTGGACTCCTTCCTGGACGGGCGGACAGGCCACCAACTTCTAGCAGAGCAGCTCCCTCCAAGGACTG GGTTCTACAGAGCAATGCGTCAGGAGCCCGTCAGTTTCGGGGAGATAGGAGGACGCTCTCACATCACTTATGTACCATGGTATGAGTGCGGAACACCCATACCAGGGAAGTGGTGGTAG
- the LOC135240702 gene encoding target of Nesh-SH3-like isoform X1, protein MLIRPLLPLLLLLAAVVLVSCNSARKIRGKRQNMKVRINATEDTIILKFVRPNPDIKLEGYILGYGSSMFSKQFIKLPDNGEPYETEIDAEPKYLVAVQPVPSNDVKKQCKERYFLEKPLHLVVGTVTPTSVLLSWGALVKTSYEGNILRDCLDDGNFTVRYREMNRRWNYQTCPTSDTVIDHLKPDTPYEFSVRPNQVARKVWSKTVVHNTFMDDKPKQNPIIQKVINTKPGKPVPHGPKSPPINIHNSPQTKVFPVQKKPGPAATKSPPAPPKSRPEIPPVVKDRTPQSPLSPLDAGHPKVPHPGRDSSHKNVDVNPAASYPKILFTSLHITSVSSKTSLPKDIKIWEIVLRGLPITTQTPLTSAGSPSTTQSPLTSVPSPSTTKNLLTTKLASITQNPLTTGTSPTTIQSQLPTVGLPSTTQSRLITGPHSIIQMPLTTVGLPSTTQNPLTTGSPSTSQSPLTTGPPSTIQMPMITVGSPSIIQSQLTTVKSLCTTQNPLTTGLPSPTRSPLTTERSPITTQSSLAKGRSPTTTRSPLTKLGSPSTTQSSLSTVGPSHTTQSPLTIGRSPSTAQSPLTTVRSPSTGQSLVTTGKPPSTTQTPLTTRRSPSTTQSPLTPVGLPSTTKSPLTTVGSPRTTQNPLTTVESSSTTQSSLPTRSPSTTKHPLTTAGSPSTTQSPLTTGRSPSTTQTPLTTRRSPSTTQSPLTTVGSPRTTQNPLTTAGSPSTTQSPLTTVGSPSTTQSPLRITQLPSTTKSPLNAVRSPSTTQSPLTIVRLHRTTQSPPSTTQTPLTKVRSPRTTQSPPTEVRSPRTTQSPLTTGRSPSTTQTPLTTSPSTTQSPLRITQLPSTTKSPLNAVRSPSTTQSPLTIVRLHRTTQSPPSTTQTPLTKVRSPRTTQSPLTEVRSPRTTQSPLTTGRSPSTTQTPLTTVGSPSTTQSPLRITQLPSTTKSPLNAVRSPSTTQNPLTIVRLHRTTQSPPSTTQTPLTKVRSPRTTQSPLTEVRSPRTTQSPLTTGRSPSTTQTPLITVGSPSTTQSSLPTGLPRTTQTPQTTVGSLRTTQSPLTIRRSPSTTQTPLITAGSPRTTQNSPSTTQTPLTKVRSPRTTQSPLTTGRSPSTTQGPPTRVGPLSTTQSPLITIGSPSTTQSPLPIRSPSTTKSSPTSTGLSKTTQSPLTRVGSLSTTQSPLTTVESPRTTQAPLPTVISPSTTQGPLTNSANDRHIKAVSHTAFGQSEDELSLPSLASETANSNDWGKREPKKTTTSSPNVPRSVAVTVPTRKPTSGKVSSPSTSYGMRPYSSPSVPEPSHTSGPDDDGEHHKGFKLPKPVIEPTIPMGSPSEPLPSPIRNVDMKGKHTDKDVGNVTKPQFLPDEVTKEMNRASTPKPRLLHVTVAPIKQEPQLTTASPTLKSQKASQTLKDQTATPTLKDQTATPTLKDQTATPTLKDQTATPTPDSETATPSPDSETATSTPDSQTVTPTLNGQTTSPTVKSQTTTPTLKVQTTKPTLKVQTTKPTLKVQTTTPTLKVQTTKPTLKARKTAPTPKGRTTTPTPKRQTTTPTLKVRKTKPTLKARKTIPTPKGRTTTTSPKVQTTKPTLKARKTTPTPKARTTTPTPKRQTTTPTLDDQTSMPTLNDSRDNLWDNTSVFSSVPSSDVDAMGKKRFTAPHVVYKIDKKPDEPCSITDSLKHFPTEEGGDLNVTAPPRFPPSNLTVVTVEGCPSFIILDWDESDNETTDYEVTAKNIGPNGEKTSTLNTDQTHAALENLNPSSSYEFRVKPLNELGEGPSTDPVVFDTESADPRVSEYTAGRAAIWTPFSFNADEYSECRGKQYVKRTWYRKFVGIQLCNSLRYKIYLSDSLKGKFYNIGDQTGNGEDHCQFVDSFLDGRTGHQLLAEQLPPRTGFYRAMRQEPVSFGEIGGRSHITYVPWYECGTPIPGKWW, encoded by the exons AAACTTCACTGTGCGCTATAGGGAGATGAACAGGAGGTGGAACTATCAGACATGCCCTACCAGTGACACAGTGATCGACCACCTGAAGCCTGACACTCCTTACGAGTTTTCCGTTCGACCGAACCAGGTTGCTCGTAAAGTGTGGAGCAAGACTGTCGTTCACAACACCTTCATGGATG ACAAACCCAAGCAGAACCCCATCATACAGAAGGTCATCAACACTAAGCCTGGG aagccTGTGCCCCATGGACCCAAATCACCTCCAATCA ACATTCACAACAGTCCTCAAACCAAAGTATTCCCAGTGCAGAAAAAACCTGGCCCTGCAGCTACCAAATCACCTCCTG CACCCCCCAAAAGCCGCCCAGAAATACCCCCCGTGGTGAAAGACAGAACACCTCAAAGTCCGCTGTCACCCCTGG ATGCAGGGCACCCCAAAGTTCCCCATCCAGGAAGAGACAGCTCTCATAAAAATGTTGATGTCAATCCAGCAGCATCCTACCCCAAAATCCTGTTCACCAGCCTTCATATTACCTCAGTTTCCAGTAAAACTAGCCTCCCCAAAGACATAAAAATATGGGAAATAGTGCTGCGCGGGTTACCTATCACCACCCAGACTCCACTGACTTCTGCAGGATCACCTAGTACCACACAAAGTCCACTGACTTCAGTGCCATCACCTAGTACCACAAAGAATCTACTGACTACTAAGTTAGCTAGTATCACACAAAATCCACTGACTACAGGGACATCACCTACTACCATCCAAAGTCAACTACCTACTGTGGGATTACCCAGTACCACACAGAGTCGACTAATTACTGGGCCACATAGTATCATTCAGATGCCACTCACTACAGTGGGGTTGCCTAGTACCACCCAAAATCCATTGACTACGGGGTCACCAAGTACCTCACAGAGTCCACTGACTACTGGGCCACCTAGTACCATCCAGATGCCTATGATTACAGTAGGGTCACCTAGTATCATCCAGAGTCAACTGACTACAGTGAAGTCACTTTGTACCACACAGAATCCACTCACTACTGGGTTACCTAGTCCCACACGAAGTCCACTGACTACAGAGAGGTCACCAATTACCACCCAGAGTTCACTGGCTAAAGGGAGGTCACCTACTACTACCCGGAGTCCACTAACTAAACTGGGGTCACCTAGTACCACCCAGAGTTCATTAAGTACTGTGGGGCCATCACATACCACCCAGAGTCCATTGACTATAGGGAGGTCACCTAGTACCGCACAAAGTCCACTGACTACAGTGAGGTCACCTAGTACTGGCCAAAGTCTAGTGACTACAGGGAAGCCACCTAGTACCACACAGACTCCACTGACTACAAGGAGGTCACCCAGTACCACACAGAGTCCACTGACACCTGTAGGGTTGCCTAGTACCACTAAGAGTCCACTTACTACTGTTGGGTCACCCAGGACCACCCAGAATCCACTGACTACTGTAGAGTCATCTAGTACCACCCAGAGTTCATTGCCTACTCGATCACCTAGTACCACGAAGCATCCACTGACTACAGCGGGGTCACCCAGTACCACACAGAGTCCACTGACTACAGGGAGGTCTCCTAGTACCACCCAGACACCACTGACTACAAGGAGGTCACCCAGTACCACACAGAGTCCACTGACTACTGTCGGGTCACCCAGGACCACCCAGAATCCACTGACTACTGCAGGGTCACCCAGTACCACACAGAGTCCCCTGACTACTGTGGGGTCACCTAGTACCACCCAGAGTCCATTAAGAATTACACAATTGCCCAGTACCACTAAGAGTCCACTGAATGCTGTCAGGTCCCCCAGTACCACACAGAGTCCACTGACAATTGTGCGATTACATAGGACCACCCAGAgtccacctagcaccacccagACTCCACTGACTAAAGTGAGGTCACCTAGAACCACTCAGAGTCCACCGACTGAAGTGAGGTCACCTAGAACCACCCAGAGTCCACTGACTACAGGGAGGTCCCCTAGCACCACCCAGACTCCCCTGACTACGTCACCTAGTACCACCCAGAGTCCATTAAGAATTACACAATTGCCCAGTACCACTAAGAGTCCACTGAATGCTGTCAGGTCCCCCAGTACCACACAGAGTCCATTGACAATTGTGCGATTACATAGGACCACCCAGAgtccacctagcaccacccagACTCCACTGACTAAAGTGAGGTCACCTAGAACCACTCAGAGTCCACTGACTGAAGTGAGGTCACCTAGAACCACCCAGAGTCCACTGACTACAGGGAGGTCCCCTAGCACCACCCAGACTCCCCTGACTACTGTGGGGTCACCTAGTACCACCCAGAGTCCATTAAGAATTACACAATTGCCCAGTACCACTAAGAGTCCACTGAATGCTGTCAGGTCCCCCAGTACCACACAGAATCCATTGACAATTGTGCGATTACATAGGACCACCCAGAgtccacctagcaccacccagACTCCACTGACTAAAGTGAGGTCACCTAGAACCACTCAGAGTCCACTGACTGAAGTGAGGTCACCTAGAACCACCCAGAGTCCACTGACTACAGGGAGGTCCCCTAGTACCACCCAGACTCCACTGATTACTGTTGGGTCACCTAGTACCACCCAGAGTTCACTCCCTACTGGATTGCCTAGAACTACCCAAACTCCACAGACTACTGTGGGGTCACTTAGAACCACCCAGAGTCCACTGACTATAAGGAGGTCCCCTAGCACCACCCAGACTCCACTGATTACTGCTGGTTCACCTAGGACCACCCAGAATTCACCTAGCACCACCCAGACTCCACTGACTAAAGTGAGGTCACCTAGAACCACCCAGAGTCCACTGACTACAGGGAGGTCCCCTAGTACCACCCAGGGTCCACCGACTAGAGTGGGGCCACTTAGTACCACACAGAGTCCACTGATTACCATAGGGTCACCTAGTACCACTCAGAGTCCATTGCCTATTCGATCACCTAGTACCACTAAGAGTTCGCCAACATCTACAGGGTTATCTAAAACCACCCAGAGTCCACTGACTAGAGTGGGGTCACTCAGTACCACTCAGAGTCCATTGACTACTGTGGAATCACCTAGGACTACCCAGGCTCCACTGCCTACAGTGATATCACCTAGTACCACCCAAGGCCCACTGACTAATTCGG CCAACGACAGACACATAAAGGCTGTCTCCCACACTGCTTTTGGCCAATCAGAGGATgagctctctctgccctccctcgCCAGTGAAACAGCAAATAGTAATGACTGGG GTAAAAGAGAGCCGAAAAAGACCACCACCTCCTCGCCAAATGTCCCCCGCAGTGTGGCTGTTACCGTGCCGACCCGTAAACCCACATCTGGCAAAGTCAGCAGCCCCTCCACGTCTTATGGCATGAGACCATATTCCTCCCCCAGTGTACCCGAGCCCTCCCACACCAGCGGCCCAGATG ACGATGGTGAACATCATAAGGGATTCAAACTTCCCAAACCAGTCATTGAGCCTACAATACCAATGG GATCTCCTTCTGAACCCCTCCCCAGTCCGATCAGGAACGTCGACATGAAAGGAAAACATACTGATAAAG atgtGGGCAATGTCACCAAACCGCAATTTTTGCCTGACGAAGTGACTAAAGAGATGAACAGGGCTTCCACCCCCAAGCCCCGCCTTCTTCATGTGACAGTCGCACCCATCAAACAGGAGCCCCAGCTGACAACAGCCTCACCCACTCTGAAGAGTCAAAAAGCCTCCCAAACTCTTAAAGATCaaacagccacacccactcttAAAGATCaaacagccacacccactcttAAAGATCaaacagccacacccactcttAAAGATCaaacagccacacccactcctgACAGCGAAACAGCCACACCCTCTCCTGACAGCGAAACAGCCACGTCCACTCCGGACAGTCAAACAGTCACACCTACTCTGAACGGTCAAACAACCTCGCCCACTGTGAAAAGTCAAACAACCACGCCGACTCTGAAAGTTCAAACAACTAAGCCCACTCTGAAAGTTCAAACAACTAAGCCCACTCTGAAAGTTCAAACAACCACGCCCACTCTGAAAGTTCAAACAACTAAGCCCACTCTGAAAGCTCGAAAAACCGCTCCAACTCCGAAAGGTCGAACAACCACGCCCACTCCAAAACGTCAAACAACCACGCCCACTCTGAAAGTTCGAAAAACCAAGCCCACTCTGAAAGCTCGAAAAACCATTCCAACTCCGAAAGGTCGAACAACCACGACCTCTCCGAAAGTTCAAACAACCAAGCCCACTCTGAAAGCTCGAAAAACCACTCCAACTCCGAAAGCTCGAACAACCACGCCCACTCCAAAACGTCAAACAACCACGCCCACTCTGGACGATCAAACCTCGATGCCTACTCTGAATG ACAGCCGGGATAACCTCTGGGATAACACGTCTGTGTTCAGCTCGGTCCCTTCCTCTGATGTAGATGCCATGGGAAAGAAGCGCTTCACCG cccctcATGTGGTCTATAAGATTGATAAGAAGCCGGATGAGCCTTGCTCCATCACTGACTCCCTCAAACACTTCCCAACGGAAGAGGGCGGAGACCTGAATGTGACGGCCCCTCCCAGGTTCCCCCCCTCCAACCTGACAGTGGTGACCGTAGAAGGATGCCCCTCCTTCATTATTCTGGACTGGGATGAGAGTGACAATGAGACAACAG ACTATGAGGTCACAGCTAAAAATATAGGTCCAAATGGCGAGAAAACCTCAACCCTGAACACGGACCAGACGCATGCTGCTTTAGAGAACCTTAACCCTAGCAGCag TTACGAGTTCCGAGTGAAGCCTCTCAATGAGCTTGGGGAGGGCCCGTCCACGGACCCGGTGGTGTTCGACACGGAGTCCG CGGACCCACGCGTGAGTGAATATACCGCAG GAAGGGCCGCCATTTGGACGCCGTTCTCCTTCAACGCAGATGAGTACTCTGAATGCCGTGGCAAACAGTATGTGAAGAGGACTTGGTACCGCAAGTTTGTCGGAATCCAGCTCTGCAACTCTCTGAGATATAAGATCTACCTGAGTGACTCCCTCAAAG GGAAGTTTTACAATATCGGAGACCAAACGGGCAACGGAGAGGATCACTGCCAATTTGTGGACTCCTTCCTGGACGGGCGGACAGGCCACCAACTTCTAGCAGAGCAGCTCCCTCCAAGGACTG GGTTCTACAGAGCAATGCGTCAGGAGCCCGTCAGTTTCGGGGAGATAGGAGGACGCTCTCACATCACTTATGTACCATGGTATGAGTGCGGAACACCCATACCAGGGAAGTGGTGGTAG